A genomic window from Methanothrix sp. includes:
- a CDS encoding 30S ribosomal protein S27e: MSLSKFLRVKCNDCENVQVIFSRAATVVKCLVCGRTLAEPRGGKADIKTEVLEVLE, translated from the coding sequence ATGAGTCTGTCGAAGTTTCTCAGGGTCAAGTGCAACGACTGCGAGAACGTGCAGGTGATATTCAGCAGGGCGGCCACTGTGGTGAAGTGCCTAGTCTGCGGAAGGACGCTTGCTGAGCCGAGAGGCGGCAAGGCTGACATCAAGACAGAGGTTCTCGAGGTCTTAGAGTGA
- a CDS encoding 50S ribosomal protein L44e, which translates to MKMPKEIEAHCPFCNKHTTHTVERVRRGQARSMTRIARQKARANGTGNQGKFSKVPGGDKPTKRVNLRYRCGLCKKAHNRKGIRLGRFELVEG; encoded by the coding sequence ATGAAGATGCCAAAGGAGATTGAGGCTCACTGTCCTTTCTGCAACAAGCACACAACCCATACTGTGGAGAGGGTCAGAAGGGGACAGGCGCGCTCCATGACGCGTATCGCGAGGCAGAAGGCCAGGGCGAATGGTACGGGCAACCAGGGCAAGTTCTCAAAGGTGCCTGGCGGCGACAAGCCGACCAAGAGGGTCAACCTCAGATACAGGTGCGGCCTGTGCAAGAAGGCTCATAACAGGAAGGGAATACGCCTCGGAAGATTCGAGCTTGTGGAGGGATGA
- the priS gene encoding DNA primase catalytic subunit PriS — MESRTASYLRARFREYYLTASMDAPPGMEAREWGFIFYDMPGMRRHRSFSSRKELVDYIRSTVPAHVYHSAAYYLKPDAPTMKEKIWRGADLIFDLDADHLAEYRDSGRRDYGEMLERVKRETMKLLEFLLGDFGFDERTISVVFSGGRGYHIHVRDGSVLKMKSDARREIVDYLTGRGLDPERFIHKIDVDGDAGVERARSLRGPASDTPGWGGRINKAIESMVVHLRELDDEEALSLLKNVKGIGSQKARLFLSQIREENAIKSIRAGNLDFFKHASGIWKLIIPYLMEESVRALSGETDEPVTADVHRLIRFPESLHGGTGLRVTKLSIDSLRAFDPLNDAVVFGDDPVSVRIIRPATLELMGERFDLIEGNTEIPEYAAVFLMARGLGELG, encoded by the coding sequence TTGGAGAGCAGGACCGCAAGCTACCTGCGCGCCAGGTTCAGGGAATACTATCTTACAGCATCGATGGATGCTCCGCCTGGAATGGAGGCCAGGGAATGGGGGTTCATATTCTACGACATGCCTGGGATGCGGCGGCACAGGTCTTTCAGCAGCAGGAAGGAGCTGGTCGATTACATCAGGAGCACTGTGCCTGCACATGTATATCACTCAGCTGCGTACTACCTAAAGCCGGATGCTCCCACGATGAAGGAGAAGATCTGGAGGGGCGCGGATCTGATCTTCGATCTGGATGCTGATCACCTCGCAGAGTACAGGGACTCTGGGAGAAGAGACTACGGGGAGATGCTGGAGCGTGTTAAAAGAGAGACCATGAAGCTCCTGGAGTTCCTGCTGGGCGATTTCGGTTTTGATGAGAGGACGATAAGTGTGGTCTTCTCCGGAGGCAGGGGCTACCACATACACGTCCGCGATGGTTCGGTCTTAAAGATGAAAAGCGATGCCAGGCGCGAGATCGTGGATTACCTCACAGGAAGAGGCCTGGATCCGGAGAGGTTCATCCACAAGATCGATGTCGATGGTGACGCCGGAGTCGAGAGGGCGAGATCCCTGCGTGGGCCTGCATCCGACACTCCTGGGTGGGGCGGAAGGATCAACAAAGCGATCGAGTCGATGGTCGTGCATCTCAGAGAGCTTGATGATGAGGAGGCGCTGAGTTTGTTGAAAAACGTGAAGGGTATAGGATCTCAGAAGGCCAGGCTGTTCCTCTCGCAGATCAGAGAGGAGAACGCGATAAAGAGCATCCGCGCCGGAAACCTCGACTTCTTCAAGCACGCCTCAGGTATATGGAAGCTGATAATACCTTACCTCATGGAGGAGTCTGTTCGCGCTCTGAGCGGCGAGACAGATGAGCCTGTGACAGCAGATGTGCACCGTCTCATACGTTTCCCGGAGAGCCTGCATGGCGGCACGGGTCTCAGGGTCACGAAGCTGAGCATCGATTCGCTGCGCGCGTTTGACCCGCTGAATGATGCGGTCGTCTTCGGAGATGATCCTGTTTCCGTGAGGATCATCCGCCCTGCAACCCTGGAGCTGATGGGCGAGCGCTTCGATCTCATCGAGGGAAATACAGAGATTCCGGAGTATGCCGCTGTCTTCCTCATGGCAAGAGGTCTCGGTGAGCTGGGCTGA
- a CDS encoding nitrilase-related carbon-nitrogen hydrolase, translating into MRAACVQLSVRECDVFNNKRRALQLSSDAADSGADIIVLPELFLTGFCYDIEPERYPYPSLIPFRALSVDSGAIFVGSIMSSSDRGTHNMGFCLAGAEMGFYSKTHPFGDEKKHFIPGGIIAPVKISGLSIGLEICYDMRFPEVARKLCESGADLLVTIAQFPAERIHHWRSLVIARAIENQIHHIACNACGSAGGSSMIVGPGGEVLAEADDEECVIIADIDPGERDRLRRSITCWEDRRPELY; encoded by the coding sequence ATGCGTGCTGCCTGCGTGCAGCTCTCCGTGAGAGAGTGTGATGTGTTCAATAACAAGAGGCGAGCTCTACAGCTGTCATCTGATGCAGCCGACAGTGGCGCTGATATCATAGTCCTTCCAGAGCTGTTCCTCACGGGCTTCTGCTACGATATAGAGCCGGAGAGATATCCGTATCCATCGCTGATACCCTTCAGAGCACTGTCCGTCGATTCAGGCGCGATCTTTGTGGGCTCCATCATGTCATCATCGGACCGCGGGACCCACAATATGGGTTTCTGCCTGGCCGGAGCTGAGATGGGGTTTTACTCCAAGACGCATCCATTTGGTGACGAGAAGAAGCACTTCATTCCCGGGGGGATCATCGCGCCTGTGAAGATCTCCGGATTATCGATCGGGCTCGAGATCTGTTACGACATGAGGTTCCCTGAGGTCGCCCGAAAGCTCTGCGAATCGGGAGCGGATCTGCTTGTCACGATCGCTCAGTTCCCTGCTGAGAGGATCCACCACTGGAGGTCTCTCGTTATCGCGCGAGCTATAGAGAACCAGATACACCATATCGCGTGCAACGCCTGCGGATCAGCAGGAGGATCGAGCATGATAGTTGGACCCGGAGGTGAGGTGCTTGCAGAGGCAGACGATGAGGAATGTGTCATAATCGCGGATATCGATCCGGGGGAGAGGGATCGCTTGAGGAGATCCATCACATGCTGGGAGGACAGAAGGCCAGAGCTATACTGA
- the nifB gene encoding nitrogenase cofactor biosynthesis protein NifB, with product MEEYPTAVVADREVPYDPEQLRRIREHPCFSEKACHAFGRMHLPVAPKCNIQCKYCIRDFDCVNESRPGVTSRVLTPQEALERVDEVLSKYHYIKVVAVAGPGEPLANEETFETLRLVGEKYPHLILCISTNGLLLPDRIEDLDRIGVTNITVTLNAVDPAIGEQIYDYVIYKGKRYEGLEAAKILLENQLRGIEEAVRRKKIVKVNTVLIPGINDRHVFDIARKIKSMGVFIHNVMPLIPQYKFAHIKPPTPEEKRAIQDELNKIIKQMRHCRQCRSDAIGRLGCDIQQELEKGKKIS from the coding sequence ATGGAAGAATACCCGACGGCCGTTGTAGCTGACAGGGAGGTCCCCTACGATCCGGAACAGCTCAGGAGGATCCGGGAGCATCCGTGCTTCAGCGAGAAGGCATGCCATGCCTTCGGGAGGATGCATCTTCCGGTCGCTCCGAAGTGCAACATTCAGTGCAAGTACTGCATAAGAGATTTTGATTGCGTTAACGAATCGAGACCAGGTGTGACGAGCAGGGTTCTGACCCCGCAGGAGGCGCTGGAGCGTGTCGATGAGGTTCTCTCTAAATATCATTATATAAAGGTCGTGGCTGTCGCAGGACCCGGGGAACCTCTCGCAAACGAGGAGACCTTCGAGACGCTGAGGCTCGTCGGGGAGAAGTACCCGCATCTCATACTCTGCATAAGCACGAACGGCCTCCTACTTCCGGACAGGATCGAGGATCTCGACCGTATCGGGGTGACAAACATCACTGTAACGCTGAACGCGGTCGATCCAGCGATTGGGGAGCAGATATACGATTACGTCATCTACAAGGGAAAGCGGTATGAGGGGCTGGAGGCCGCGAAGATCCTGCTCGAGAACCAGCTCAGGGGGATCGAGGAGGCTGTGCGACGGAAGAAGATAGTCAAGGTGAACACAGTCCTGATCCCGGGAATAAACGACAGGCATGTCTTTGATATCGCGAGAAAGATAAAGTCGATGGGTGTGTTCATTCACAACGTGATGCCGCTCATACCCCAGTACAAGTTCGCTCACATTAAGCCTCCAACGCCGGAGGAGAAGAGGGCGATACAGGATGAGCTGAACAAGATAATAAAGCAGATGCGCCACTGCAGGCAGTGCAGGTCTGATGCAATCGGCCGGCTGGGATGCGACATACAGCAGGAGCTCGAGAAGGGCAAAAAGATATCCTGA
- a CDS encoding vWA domain-containing protein has product MNAEQHLSRNVISPSETTTVSITLKGGEAPCASPIDVVLSIDSSGSMTTSDPHDLRKSAAREFVSGLDLSMDRVGVVSWNTSAVSWPLTNNLRDIESSIESIGADGYTSLDTGLESAIDLLSESSGSKVIVLLTDGISTDGGHYTPPGIPGSPVDEARAKGIMVFTIALGPDADARNLTEIAHSTGGEFYSAPDASALAGIYQRIRSSITGIAARDVIVSYVLPSSLSVNLSPYTGTQPVASLRKEGDLTVLTWQIGTVLANQSRTLSFDVSSPDPGTFVLGTAPDTAVSYTECDNTRSAVAIPPATLRVSPPGSFSLEGSGIGGSNASVVQNISVLSVSKEVLPNGNAPCPDCPRLRITLDTPERSCNADILFAIDKSGSMRDRDSSGRANFEIMQDALYEMLNAAASTPELRNARIAIVSWDDLNVTDDYDRITTLDPQWLTIGDPRIAATIQEYNERTCKETDLTFYEAGLQKAMRIMHSRINSQADDPLSCDSRRFIIFITCRSEFKGISKSSVLYTIPRNSTLIRGGFEGIFPFYIGTDLNGYPLELKDLTEIAMYGDPLQRGTAAPESLTAGNLLSTVLERMGGCAQGPWVNNVTLTETLYPYLRYTGADPVPSAVTHNRDGSTTLRWNIGTLNTGERWSATIDTSVQMKLPVDVAERRSGFGGNISSSTPYSRVDFDWPALSCAAPRRQHYELPLAEGRMWITCGAPCKTSAVAEQTQQSREASETPEAPAGKRTQPGFEVLLGVLSLMAIYLYTRRS; this is encoded by the coding sequence GTGAATGCTGAACAGCATCTGAGCAGGAATGTCATTTCCCCCTCTGAGACCACCACTGTGAGCATAACCCTCAAAGGAGGGGAGGCGCCCTGCGCCAGTCCGATAGATGTTGTTCTCTCGATAGACAGCTCTGGCAGCATGACGACAAGCGATCCTCATGATCTGAGAAAATCTGCTGCCAGGGAGTTCGTCTCAGGCCTGGATCTGAGCATGGACAGGGTCGGTGTAGTCAGCTGGAACACATCAGCAGTATCCTGGCCGCTCACGAACAACCTCAGAGATATCGAATCGTCGATAGAGAGCATCGGTGCTGATGGATATACATCTCTGGATACAGGCCTGGAGTCTGCGATCGATCTGCTCTCGGAGAGCAGCGGATCAAAGGTGATAGTGCTTCTCACAGATGGCATCAGCACAGATGGTGGCCATTACACACCTCCCGGCATTCCGGGATCTCCTGTGGATGAGGCCAGAGCGAAGGGGATCATGGTCTTCACCATAGCTCTCGGTCCTGATGCTGATGCGAGAAACCTCACGGAGATCGCACACAGCACCGGTGGGGAGTTCTACAGCGCACCCGATGCGAGCGCTCTGGCCGGAATATACCAGAGGATCAGGAGCAGCATCACCGGCATCGCGGCGAGGGATGTGATTGTAAGCTATGTGCTGCCATCGTCCCTGAGTGTGAATCTCTCCCCGTACACTGGAACACAGCCTGTGGCATCCCTGAGGAAGGAGGGTGACTTGACTGTTCTGACCTGGCAGATCGGGACGGTTCTGGCAAACCAGAGCAGGACCCTCTCATTTGATGTGAGCTCGCCGGATCCCGGCACGTTCGTCCTCGGCACAGCTCCCGATACAGCGGTCAGCTACACCGAATGCGACAACACACGCTCAGCGGTTGCAATTCCTCCCGCGACCCTGAGGGTCAGCCCGCCCGGATCGTTCAGCCTGGAGGGCAGCGGCATCGGCGGAAGCAATGCATCTGTGGTACAGAACATCAGCGTGCTGAGCGTGAGCAAAGAAGTCCTGCCGAACGGAAATGCACCCTGCCCTGACTGCCCGAGGCTGAGGATAACGCTTGATACACCAGAGAGATCATGCAACGCGGATATCCTTTTTGCCATAGACAAATCCGGTAGCATGAGGGATCGCGATAGCAGCGGCAGAGCGAACTTCGAGATCATGCAGGATGCGCTTTATGAGATGCTCAATGCGGCAGCGAGCACTCCTGAGCTCAGGAATGCGAGGATCGCCATCGTGAGCTGGGACGACCTGAATGTTACTGATGATTACGACAGGATTACAACACTTGACCCGCAGTGGCTCACGATCGGAGATCCAAGAATAGCGGCGACGATCCAGGAGTACAACGAACGCACATGCAAGGAGACGGATCTTACGTTCTACGAGGCAGGGCTGCAGAAAGCGATGCGTATCATGCACAGCCGCATAAATTCGCAGGCGGACGATCCGCTGAGCTGTGACAGCCGGCGGTTCATAATATTCATAACATGCCGCAGCGAGTTCAAGGGGATTTCGAAATCCAGCGTGCTTTATACGATCCCAAGGAACAGCACACTGATCCGCGGAGGGTTCGAGGGCATCTTCCCGTTCTACATCGGCACAGATCTGAACGGTTATCCTCTGGAGCTGAAGGACCTGACTGAGATTGCGATGTACGGCGATCCCCTGCAGCGTGGCACAGCGGCGCCGGAGAGCCTCACCGCCGGGAACCTACTATCTACGGTGCTGGAGAGGATGGGTGGATGCGCACAGGGGCCGTGGGTCAACAACGTCACACTCACCGAGACGCTTTACCCGTATCTCAGGTACACCGGCGCCGATCCAGTGCCATCTGCGGTTACCCATAACAGAGATGGCTCGACGACGCTCAGATGGAACATCGGGACCCTGAACACCGGAGAGCGGTGGAGCGCCACGATCGACACATCGGTACAGATGAAGCTGCCTGTGGATGTCGCGGAGAGGAGATCCGGATTCGGCGGCAACATCAGCTCCAGCACGCCTTACTCCAGAGTGGACTTCGACTGGCCGGCGCTATCATGCGCAGCACCGCGGAGGCAGCACTACGAGCTGCCACTTGCAGAGGGCAGAATGTGGATAACCTGCGGAGCGCCATGCAAGACGTCAGCAGTGGCTGAACAGACGCAGCAGAGCAGAGAGGCGAGCGAGACACCAGAGGCACCGGCGGGTAAGAGGACACAGCCCGGATTCGAGGTGCTGCTGGGTGTGCTCTCCCTGATGGCGATATATCTGTACACGAGACGTTCCTGA
- a CDS encoding SemiSWEET family transporter, with translation MESWDLVGIAAGSLTMFGFYPQIIKMYRTKLVGDLSLPMLLQYTTGIFLWLLYGIYLKNSILIVSNAVSLASFLCGIALYLKYNNKSRGMPGKR, from the coding sequence ATGGAATCATGGGATCTGGTTGGCATCGCAGCGGGATCCCTCACGATGTTCGGTTTTTACCCTCAGATAATCAAGATGTACAGGACCAAGCTCGTCGGAGATCTGAGCCTGCCGATGCTTCTGCAGTACACAACAGGCATCTTCCTGTGGCTGCTCTATGGGATATATCTTAAGAACAGCATCCTCATAGTATCAAATGCAGTGTCGCTGGCAAGCTTTTTATGCGGAATTGCGCTATATTTAAAATATAATAATAAGAGTCGTGGGATGCCGGGAAAGAGATGA
- the trpB gene encoding tryptophan synthase subunit beta, with the protein MGEISCEVRFGRYGGRFVPETLVQPLAELAEAFERLRADPGFLGELSGLMRNFAGRPTPLYRAENLSRALGRTVYLKREDLLHGGAHKINNTLGQGLLAKYMKKKRLIAETGAGQHGVATAIVGALLGFETEIYMGEVDIERQRMNVFRMELLGARVIPVRSGSRTLKDAINEALRDWAASYESTHYLLGTVAGPHPYPSMVREFQRVIGDETRSQILAEEKRLPDSIVACVGGGSNAMGIFTPFLMDDVRLIAVEAGGKGPSVGARSAEHGASLGLGEPGVLHGAMTKVLQDPYGQILESYSIAAGLDYPGVGPELAHLAETGRVKTVMACDETAIVGFKTLSKLEGIIPALESAHAVGYAIEHPEMLGELSVINISGRGDKDLHTVMAYESV; encoded by the coding sequence ATGGGTGAGATATCCTGCGAGGTCAGGTTCGGCAGATACGGTGGCAGGTTCGTTCCCGAGACTCTTGTGCAGCCGCTCGCCGAGCTTGCAGAGGCGTTCGAGAGGCTCCGGGCGGATCCGGGGTTTCTGGGGGAGCTCTCGGGGCTCATGAGAAATTTCGCCGGCAGACCGACTCCTCTCTACAGAGCTGAGAATCTCAGCAGAGCTCTTGGAAGGACTGTGTACCTGAAAAGGGAGGACCTGCTCCACGGCGGGGCGCACAAGATCAACAACACCCTCGGGCAGGGCCTTCTGGCTAAATACATGAAGAAGAAAAGACTGATCGCCGAGACTGGCGCCGGCCAGCACGGAGTCGCCACAGCGATCGTGGGCGCCCTTCTGGGATTTGAGACGGAGATATACATGGGCGAGGTGGATATCGAGCGGCAGCGCATGAATGTCTTCAGGATGGAGCTTCTGGGCGCCAGGGTGATACCTGTGAGATCCGGCTCTAGAACGCTGAAGGATGCAATAAACGAGGCGCTCAGGGACTGGGCTGCCAGCTACGAGAGCACGCACTATCTGCTCGGAACCGTCGCCGGTCCTCACCCGTATCCATCGATGGTGCGGGAGTTCCAGAGGGTCATAGGTGATGAGACTAGATCGCAGATCCTCGCAGAGGAGAAGCGGCTTCCGGACTCGATCGTCGCATGCGTCGGCGGAGGATCGAATGCGATGGGAATATTCACGCCGTTTCTGATGGATGACGTGCGGCTCATTGCAGTCGAGGCTGGTGGGAAAGGCCCCTCCGTGGGGGCTCGGAGCGCGGAGCACGGGGCATCGCTCGGACTGGGGGAGCCAGGGGTGCTTCACGGGGCCATGACAAAGGTGCTGCAGGATCCCTACGGCCAGATTCTGGAGTCGTACTCGATAGCTGCGGGCCTGGACTATCCGGGGGTGGGGCCTGAGCTCGCTCATCTTGCGGAGACGGGAAGGGTCAAGACGGTGATGGCATGCGATGAAACCGCGATCGTGGGGTTCAAAACTCTATCAAAGCTGGAGGGCATAATACCGGCTCTCGAATCTGCCCATGCTGTCGGATATGCGATAGAGCACCCTGAGATGCTGGGGGAGCTGAGCGTGATAAACATCTCCGGCAGAGGCGACAAGGATCTCCACACGGTGATGGCATATGAATCTGTCTGA
- the trpA gene encoding tryptophan synthase subunit alpha produces the protein MNLSDTFRRCKPLIVYICSGDPSPDQTVEIAERIIRAGADVLELGLPHSDPIADGPVIQAASQRAIASGMNTDLYFDTASRIEGVPKVFMGYYNMVYRRGLERFVSDCRASGICGMIVPDLPMEESGPLREVASRHGIDLINMIAPNTPDERIREIVSLSSGFVYLVARAGVTGARADLQESTKHLIDRVPPVIPRAVGFGVSRPEHAAELIRAGADGVIVGSACVDLIGRNELDQLEDLIRRMKRAMTEARVKSTPAIQRS, from the coding sequence ATGAATCTGTCTGATACGTTCAGGAGATGCAAACCCCTCATAGTCTACATCTGCTCTGGAGATCCGTCGCCGGATCAGACCGTGGAGATCGCAGAGAGAATAATACGCGCAGGTGCCGATGTGCTTGAGCTCGGCCTCCCTCACTCGGATCCGATCGCTGACGGTCCGGTGATACAGGCTGCATCCCAGAGGGCAATAGCATCTGGCATGAACACAGACCTGTACTTCGATACCGCATCAAGAATTGAGGGCGTGCCAAAGGTATTCATGGGATACTACAACATGGTTTACCGGCGTGGCCTTGAGAGGTTTGTGTCTGACTGCAGGGCCTCCGGGATATGCGGGATGATTGTGCCAGATCTGCCGATGGAGGAATCGGGTCCCCTCAGAGAGGTGGCGAGCCGCCATGGCATAGATCTCATAAACATGATAGCTCCGAACACCCCTGATGAACGCATCCGTGAGATCGTCTCTCTGAGCTCAGGTTTTGTGTACCTCGTCGCCAGGGCAGGGGTCACAGGCGCGCGCGCCGATCTCCAGGAGTCGACAAAGCATCTGATTGACAGGGTTCCTCCCGTCATTCCAAGAGCCGTTGGCTTTGGGGTCTCGAGGCCGGAGCATGCCGCTGAGCTCATCCGCGCCGGCGCAGACGGCGTCATAGTCGGATCCGCGTGTGTTGATCTTATCGGGAGAAACGAGCTCGATCAGCTCGAGGATCTCATAAGACGGATGAAAAGAGCGATGACCGAGGCAAGAGTTAAGTCCACTCCCGCCATTCAACGTTCATGA
- a CDS encoding GDSL-type esterase/lipase family protein: MSRFTRRTVDALRSGCDVVIVAFGDSITAGYAVRHGFPYFWKQALQERYPDARIEMHNEGVSGDTSRDGLARLELSVLYHRPDLVTINFGINDAAYGISLDEFRSNISRMVDIILSECRSEIILLSSQPLLTPYYDKLVLDYYRAMGEIAAAMGVGFVDVHAAWMERVRSGMPLDSLVIPGLDHPNEDGYRIIAEELMKLF; this comes from the coding sequence ATGAGCCGATTCACGAGACGCACAGTCGATGCACTGAGATCTGGATGTGATGTTGTGATTGTCGCATTCGGCGACTCGATCACAGCGGGGTATGCGGTGAGGCATGGCTTTCCGTACTTCTGGAAGCAGGCGCTTCAGGAGAGGTACCCTGACGCCAGGATAGAGATGCACAACGAGGGCGTCTCGGGGGATACGAGCAGGGACGGACTGGCACGGCTGGAGCTCTCGGTTCTCTACCACAGGCCTGATCTGGTCACGATAAACTTCGGCATCAACGACGCGGCCTACGGAATATCTTTGGATGAGTTCAGATCGAACATCTCGAGGATGGTGGATATCATACTCTCAGAGTGCCGCAGCGAGATAATCCTCCTGAGCTCACAGCCTCTGCTCACTCCGTATTATGATAAGCTCGTGCTCGATTACTACCGTGCCATGGGTGAGATCGCAGCCGCGATGGGTGTGGGGTTTGTGGATGTCCATGCGGCCTGGATGGAGCGCGTGAGATCCGGCATGCCTCTCGACTCGCTTGTGATTCCCGGACTCGATCACCCCAACGAGGACGGATACAGAATAATAGCAGAGGAGCTCATGAAGCTCTTCTGA
- a CDS encoding ATP-binding protein, protein MGSEIPGSVEVTELLLTAEIYNRFESLTEDDLPSRIRKHYFDPEHRGVRRPIYVTISDVEKIYSIEDVRSIAKRLPFIDIEEFGSQLRLTVFDLGARWFAREGIERVRSNPVLAYYYENYDHLDVSYAEARRANKPRFADREWIEAKIKELQESVQNSEDMLKLVQIRSPEDIRERIEDLVLTDEQRAEISKIEKAIEHREYLRKVGLREIGKSLFVGSPGTGKTTTARAIAEWLGIPLIEVRLSMITSQYLGETSKNIDKVFELAKRLSPCVLFVDEFDFVAKTRTSDEHGAIKRAVNTLLKAIDEISLVEDGVLFIAATNHPQLLDYAAWRRFDKVLDFPLPDEMMRRRILEKILSRIDAEVDIDEIAGLTDGYSGSDLRLVVREAVLNALLEDRKTLRHIDLLRAIEDFEHRIREHRGRVAL, encoded by the coding sequence ATGGGTTCCGAGATACCCGGTTCTGTAGAGGTGACCGAGCTCCTGCTTACGGCAGAGATATACAACAGGTTCGAGAGTCTCACAGAGGATGACCTGCCCTCAAGGATAAGAAAGCACTACTTCGACCCGGAGCACAGGGGAGTGAGACGCCCCATATACGTCACCATCTCTGATGTCGAGAAGATCTACAGCATAGAGGACGTGAGGAGCATCGCGAAGCGCCTCCCGTTCATCGATATAGAGGAGTTCGGATCCCAGCTGAGGCTCACAGTATTCGATCTCGGTGCCAGGTGGTTCGCCAGGGAGGGCATCGAGCGGGTGAGATCGAACCCCGTACTCGCTTACTACTACGAGAACTACGATCATCTCGATGTAAGCTACGCAGAGGCGAGGCGCGCGAACAAGCCGAGGTTCGCGGACCGCGAGTGGATCGAGGCCAAGATCAAGGAGCTTCAGGAGTCGGTACAGAACTCAGAGGATATGCTGAAGCTCGTCCAGATAAGATCTCCCGAGGATATCAGAGAGCGCATCGAGGATCTTGTGCTGACCGATGAGCAGAGGGCCGAGATATCAAAGATAGAGAAGGCGATAGAGCACAGGGAATACCTTAGAAAGGTCGGGCTGAGGGAGATAGGAAAGAGCCTCTTCGTCGGATCTCCCGGCACGGGTAAGACGACGACCGCGAGGGCGATCGCAGAGTGGCTTGGCATACCGCTCATCGAGGTCCGGCTATCTATGATCACCAGCCAGTACCTGGGCGAGACATCGAAGAACATCGACAAGGTCTTCGAGCTGGCCAAGCGGCTCAGCCCCTGCGTCCTCTTTGTGGACGAGTTCGACTTCGTGGCGAAGACAAGAACCTCAGATGAGCATGGCGCTATCAAGCGGGCGGTCAACACGCTCCTCAAGGCGATCGATGAGATAAGCCTGGTCGAGGATGGGGTTCTCTTCATAGCTGCAACAAATCATCCACAGCTTCTGGATTACGCTGCGTGGCGCAGGTTCGATAAGGTCCTGGACTTCCCGCTGCCTGATGAGATGATGCGCCGCAGGATTCTGGAGAAGATACTGTCCAGGATCGATGCTGAGGTGGATATCGATGAGATCGCAGGCCTGACCGATGGTTACTCCGGCTCAGATCTGCGCCTGGTTGTCCGTGAGGCGGTGCTGAACGCACTTCTGGAGGATCGCAAAACCCTAAGGCATATAGATCTCCTGCGCGCCATAGAGGACTTCGAGCACAGGATCAGGGAGCACAGAGGCAGAGTGGCTTTATGA
- a CDS encoding MBL fold metallo-hydrolase: protein MRVVMLGTGDAIGTPKIGCRCPACVDALNGGRSRRLRFSILLESEDGRVLIDTSPDLRWQLIKMGISKVDAVIWTHAHYDHYAGFGDFHRVQNHVPVYATRSTMDYIISYLYFLRPERHDVKPLEPFEIAGMEFTLFEVNHPPVETMGVLVSDGGKRVVITSDTSDALPEESLDLMRDADLLIADAIMPPGYKLNKHMNAEEAMSLARRVKARQTVLTHLSHLYPPHDEAVKRWPLAHDMMPITL from the coding sequence ATGAGAGTCGTGATGCTCGGGACCGGCGATGCGATAGGCACTCCGAAGATAGGATGCAGATGTCCAGCATGTGTCGATGCTCTCAACGGCGGAAGGAGCCGGAGGCTCAGGTTCTCGATACTTCTGGAGAGTGAAGACGGCAGGGTGCTCATCGATACGAGCCCGGATCTGAGGTGGCAGCTCATCAAGATGGGCATAAGCAAGGTGGATGCTGTCATCTGGACGCATGCGCATTACGATCACTACGCCGGCTTCGGCGACTTTCACAGGGTGCAGAACCATGTGCCTGTATACGCGACCCGCAGCACGATGGACTACATAATCAGCTATCTCTACTTCCTCAGGCCAGAGCGGCATGATGTGAAACCCCTGGAGCCATTCGAGATCGCAGGCATGGAGTTCACGCTCTTCGAGGTGAACCATCCGCCGGTCGAGACTATGGGGGTGCTGGTCTCCGATGGTGGCAAAAGGGTCGTCATAACGAGCGATACGAGCGATGCTCTCCCAGAGGAGAGCCTGGATCTCATGAGAGACGCAGATCTTTTAATCGCGGATGCAATAATGCCACCCGGATACAAGCTAAACAAGCACATGAACGCTGAGGAGGCTATGTCTCTGGCGAGGAGGGTGAAAGCTAGGCAGACGGTGCTGACGCATCTGAGCCACCTGTATCCGCCGCATGATGAGGCAGTGAAGAGATGGCCGCTCGCACATGACATGATGCCCATCACGCTGTGA